A region from the Salifodinibacter halophilus genome encodes:
- the putA gene encoding bifunctional proline dehydrogenase/L-glutamate gamma-semialdehyde dehydrogenase PutA: MCYSRPAQADESAYQNVLAHYRVDERTQLDRLIPIARLDEAKRAQVEGDAARLVESVRAKSAEGSGIDAFMQEYELSSQEGVVLMCLAEALLRIPDNETVDRLIDDKIGGSNWEAHLGESNSWFVNASTWGLMLTGRILRHEDAPQRNFRSVVQRLVRRSGEPFIRQAVRHAMRLMGKQFVLGRDIDEALKNARELEKRGYRYSYDMLGEAARTDADARRYFDDYHRAIEACGRASTNRGPVQSPGVSVKLSALHARYELAHRERVLNELLPRLQELTRLAAQHNINLTVDAEEASRLDLSLELFALASADEALGDWQGLGLAIQAYQKRALDVIDWLADLALRHNRRIMIRLVKGAYWDTEIKTAQEAGLDDYPVFTRKINTDVSYLACARRILDHGNAFYGQFATHNAHTLAFIQHLAAGREDYEFQRLHGMGEALYEEIVEKDDKSASCRIYAPVGLHEDLLAYLVRRLLENGANSSFVNRLVDENEPVYDIIADPVRTAEQLDHARHPKIPLPADLYGDNRPNAHGVDLTDIRQLDELAAGMRAADEVTRQATPLVGGTITQSAQKRADKGAAEAIHSPADRSKRVGEVVWADHDDLETALATTSAAAPRWAATPATERAACLRRYADLLEQHMAEFIALCAREAGRHIPDGVAEVREAVDFCRYYACQVEAEFAHETVLPGPTGERNTYRLAGRGVFVTISPWNFPLAIFTGQTAAALAAGNTVIAKPAEQTPLIGMRAIELMHEAGIPGDALAFLPGDGPTIGAPLAADQRISGLAFTGSLATAKGINRTLAERDGPLIPLIAETGGQNAMIVDSSALIEQAVADIVKSGFQSAGQRCSALRVLYVQSDIADTLLEMLAGAMAELSVGDPCNLGTDVTPVINDEARDALLSYASQADERYRLIHRHELDGHPSDNGTFFAPRAYELSGINELGDEQFGPIVHVVRFNADQIDQVVDDINTLGYGLTFGIHSRIDTTVERVVRRIRTGNTYVNRNIIGAVVGVHPFGGEGRSGTGPKAGGPHYLHRFATERAISRDTTAAGGNASLMTLEEDEPADNTLLTPEPQRYG; the protein is encoded by the coding sequence ATGTGCTACTCGCGCCCTGCGCAGGCCGATGAATCGGCTTATCAAAACGTTCTGGCCCATTATCGCGTCGACGAACGGACCCAGCTCGATCGCCTGATTCCGATCGCACGACTCGACGAAGCAAAGCGCGCACAGGTCGAAGGTGACGCAGCACGACTAGTCGAATCGGTACGCGCCAAAAGTGCCGAAGGCAGCGGCATCGATGCCTTCATGCAGGAATACGAACTTTCCAGCCAGGAAGGCGTCGTGCTCATGTGCCTGGCCGAGGCGCTGCTCCGTATTCCGGACAACGAGACCGTCGACCGTTTGATCGACGACAAGATCGGTGGTTCGAATTGGGAAGCGCACCTCGGCGAATCCAATTCCTGGTTCGTCAACGCCAGCACCTGGGGGTTAATGCTAACTGGGCGGATTCTGCGCCATGAAGACGCCCCGCAACGTAACTTTCGTAGCGTCGTACAGCGGCTCGTACGCCGCTCCGGTGAGCCGTTTATCCGCCAGGCCGTGCGACACGCGATGCGGCTGATGGGAAAACAGTTTGTACTTGGTCGCGATATCGACGAAGCACTTAAAAACGCCCGCGAACTGGAAAAACGCGGCTATCGTTATTCCTATGACATGCTCGGCGAAGCCGCGCGCACCGATGCCGACGCCCGGCGCTATTTCGACGATTATCACCGCGCGATCGAAGCCTGCGGCCGCGCGAGCACTAACCGCGGACCAGTCCAATCCCCCGGTGTTTCAGTCAAGCTTTCGGCGCTGCATGCACGTTACGAACTCGCCCACCGTGAGCGCGTACTCAATGAACTGTTGCCGCGGCTGCAAGAACTCACCCGACTGGCCGCCCAACACAATATCAACCTCACCGTCGATGCCGAGGAAGCCAGCCGGCTCGACCTATCACTGGAACTATTCGCACTCGCTTCGGCCGACGAAGCGCTCGGCGATTGGCAAGGCTTGGGTCTGGCCATTCAGGCATATCAAAAACGCGCCCTGGATGTCATCGACTGGTTGGCCGACCTGGCCCTCCGCCACAACCGCCGGATTATGATCCGGTTGGTTAAAGGGGCGTACTGGGACACGGAGATCAAAACCGCACAGGAGGCCGGACTGGACGACTATCCGGTATTCACGCGTAAGATCAACACCGACGTATCGTACTTAGCTTGTGCGCGCCGCATTCTGGATCACGGCAACGCATTTTATGGCCAGTTCGCGACGCATAATGCCCACACTCTGGCCTTTATCCAGCATCTGGCCGCCGGGCGCGAAGACTACGAATTCCAGCGCCTGCACGGCATGGGCGAGGCCCTCTACGAAGAAATCGTCGAAAAAGATGACAAATCCGCCAGTTGCCGCATCTATGCGCCGGTCGGCCTACATGAGGATCTACTCGCCTATTTAGTGCGCCGACTGCTGGAAAACGGCGCCAACAGTTCGTTCGTCAACCGCTTGGTCGACGAAAACGAGCCGGTCTACGACATTATCGCCGACCCGGTGCGTACCGCCGAACAACTCGACCACGCCCGGCATCCAAAGATCCCGCTGCCGGCCGATCTGTACGGCGATAACCGACCCAACGCACACGGGGTAGACCTCACCGATATCCGACAACTGGATGAGTTGGCCGCCGGCATGCGGGCCGCCGATGAAGTAACCCGGCAAGCAACGCCGCTAGTCGGCGGCACCATCACGCAGAGTGCCCAAAAACGGGCCGATAAGGGCGCTGCCGAGGCGATCCACAGCCCGGCCGATCGATCCAAACGCGTCGGCGAGGTGGTCTGGGCCGACCACGACGATCTGGAAACCGCACTGGCGACAACTTCGGCCGCGGCACCACGCTGGGCAGCAACGCCAGCAACCGAGCGTGCAGCCTGTCTGCGCCGCTACGCCGACCTACTGGAACAGCACATGGCCGAGTTCATCGCCCTGTGCGCGCGCGAGGCCGGCCGGCATATCCCGGACGGTGTCGCCGAAGTCCGCGAAGCGGTGGATTTTTGTCGCTACTACGCCTGCCAAGTCGAGGCGGAATTCGCCCACGAAACAGTCCTTCCCGGCCCGACCGGCGAACGCAACACCTACCGACTGGCCGGTCGCGGCGTGTTCGTCACGATCAGCCCGTGGAACTTTCCGCTCGCGATCTTCACCGGCCAAACGGCAGCCGCACTTGCCGCCGGCAACACGGTAATCGCCAAACCGGCCGAGCAGACGCCACTAATCGGCATGCGCGCTATCGAGCTCATGCACGAAGCCGGCATCCCCGGTGACGCGCTAGCATTTCTGCCGGGCGACGGGCCAACCATCGGTGCGCCGCTGGCCGCGGATCAACGCATCAGCGGGCTGGCCTTCACCGGCTCGCTGGCCACTGCCAAGGGCATCAACCGCACGCTGGCCGAACGCGACGGGCCGCTGATTCCGCTCATCGCCGAGACCGGCGGTCAGAACGCCATGATTGTGGATTCCTCGGCTCTGATCGAACAGGCCGTAGCCGACATCGTTAAATCTGGCTTCCAAAGCGCGGGCCAGCGCTGCTCGGCACTGCGCGTGCTGTATGTCCAATCCGACATCGCCGACACCCTGCTGGAAATGTTGGCCGGCGCCATGGCCGAGCTCTCGGTCGGCGATCCGTGCAACCTCGGCACCGACGTTACGCCCGTTATCAACGACGAAGCCCGCGACGCGCTGCTGTCTTATGCCAGTCAGGCAGACGAACGATACCGCCTGATCCATCGCCATGAACTTGACGGCCACCCCAGCGACAACGGCACCTTTTTCGCGCCACGGGCGTACGAGTTATCCGGGATCAACGAGCTCGGCGACGAGCAATTCGGCCCGATCGTGCATGTGGTGCGCTTTAATGCCGACCAGATCGATCAAGTCGTGGATGACATCAACACGCTCGGTTACGGACTGACCTTCGGGATCCACAGCCGCATCGACACCACAGTCGAACGCGTCGTACGCCGCATCCGCACCGGTAATACCTATGTTAACCGCAATATTATCGGCGCCGTGGTCGGCGTGCATCCATTCGGCGGCGAAGGCCGGTCAGGGACCGGTCCCAAAGCCGGCGGGCCGCACTACCTACATCGGTTCGCTACCGAACGCGCTATCAGCCGGGACACGACCGCCGCCGGTGGCAACGCCTCGCTGATGACGCTCGAGGAAGACGAACCAGCCGACAACACCCTGCTCACGCCGGAACCACAGCGTTATGGCTAG
- the putP gene encoding sodium/proline symporter PutP, with the protein MAIGVWISLIFYFVLMLGIGFYAWLQSTSSPEEYMLGGRRLRPSVAALSAGASDMSGWLLLGLPGALFASGLVSSWIGIGLFCGAFANWIIVAPRLREQTKRYDDSLTIPAFLANRFPTRALALRTVSAVIIVIFFAVYTASGLVAGGKLFTSAFSGMFEFGSLSGYTTGIWLTLAIVLSYTVVGGFLAVSLTDFCQGSIIMLALVAMPLTVLFGSGGGGLSQASNTLANVDPNFLSWFHGLGLLGFLSAVTWGLGYFGQPHIIVRFMAIRSVKEVPRARNIGMSWMAVSLIGAISVGVFGRAYAVRNGLDIGDSETIFIVLSDLLFNPFVTGFLYAALLAAIMSTISSQLLVASSSLTEDFYRLFLRKEASKRESVTIGRISVLIVGLIAAVIASNPNSQVLGLVSHAWAGFGAAFGPMIILSLTWRRMSGTGAVAGLATGAITVIVWILLGWDQSMFGGPGVYEIMPGFALAWLAIYGVSLATETSGEFRAAPAS; encoded by the coding sequence ATGGCGATCGGTGTTTGGATCAGTCTAATTTTCTATTTCGTGCTGATGCTCGGCATCGGCTTCTATGCCTGGCTTCAGTCGACTTCATCGCCGGAGGAATACATGCTGGGCGGCCGCAGGCTGCGACCGTCGGTCGCCGCCCTATCCGCCGGTGCCTCGGACATGAGCGGCTGGCTATTGCTGGGCCTGCCGGGCGCGCTGTTCGCCTCCGGATTGGTGTCGTCCTGGATCGGTATCGGTTTGTTCTGCGGCGCATTCGCCAACTGGATCATCGTCGCGCCACGCCTGCGTGAGCAGACCAAACGTTACGACGACAGCCTGACAATCCCGGCGTTTCTAGCCAATCGTTTCCCGACACGTGCCCTGGCGCTACGCACCGTATCAGCCGTGATTATCGTCATTTTCTTTGCGGTCTATACGGCCTCGGGATTGGTCGCGGGCGGTAAGCTGTTTACCAGCGCCTTCAGCGGCATGTTCGAGTTCGGCTCGCTTTCCGGTTACACCACTGGCATCTGGCTGACGTTGGCCATCGTGCTGAGCTACACCGTCGTCGGCGGTTTTTTGGCAGTCAGTCTCACTGACTTTTGTCAGGGCAGCATCATAATGCTCGCACTGGTCGCCATGCCGTTGACTGTCCTGTTCGGAAGCGGCGGTGGCGGTCTGAGCCAAGCCTCGAACACCCTAGCCAATGTCGATCCGAACTTTTTGTCCTGGTTCCACGGCCTTGGCCTGCTTGGATTCCTTTCGGCTGTTACCTGGGGGCTCGGCTATTTCGGCCAACCGCATATTATCGTTCGCTTTATGGCGATACGCTCGGTTAAAGAGGTGCCCCGAGCCCGCAACATCGGCATGAGCTGGATGGCTGTATCACTGATTGGTGCTATCAGCGTCGGCGTTTTCGGTCGCGCCTACGCCGTGCGCAACGGTCTCGACATCGGCGATTCAGAAACGATTTTCATCGTACTCTCGGATCTTTTATTCAATCCGTTCGTGACCGGCTTTCTCTATGCGGCGCTACTGGCTGCGATCATGAGCACTATCTCCAGCCAATTGCTGGTCGCCTCGTCATCACTGACCGAGGACTTCTATCGGCTGTTTCTGCGTAAGGAAGCAAGCAAGCGCGAAAGCGTCACAATCGGCCGCATTAGCGTGCTGATTGTCGGGCTAATCGCTGCCGTCATTGCCAGCAATCCGAACTCACAGGTACTGGGCTTAGTCAGCCATGCCTGGGCCGGTTTCGGTGCAGCCTTCGGACCGATGATTATCTTGTCGCTAACCTGGCGGCGTATGTCGGGCACCGGCGCGGTCGCCGGGCTCGCCACCGGCGCGATCACCGTGATCGTGTGGATTCTGCTCGGCTGGGATCAGAGCATGTTCGGCGGTCCCGGCGTCTACGAGATCATGCCGGGCTTTGCGCTGGCTTGGCTTGCGATCTACGGCGTCAGCCTGGCCACCGAAACTAGCGGTGAATTCCGCGCCGCCCCCGCCAGCTGA
- a CDS encoding NAD-dependent protein deacetylase → MAKAGSTAVDDRASLEALSAFIGRHRRLFVLTGAGLSTLSGIPDYRDRHGDWKGASPIQHQAFVTQLTKRKRYWARSMAGWPPVARARPNAGHRALASLENKGRISRIVTQNVDGLHQAAGSSAVVDLHGRLDRVVCLACGKRVSRSCIQDKLIAANRGWLTEADTLRPDGDIDLGEVDYEQFVVPDCPSCGGILKPEVVFFGGTVAPHVTKCAWDALDRADAVLVVGSSLMVWSGFRFVREAVRRGQPVAAVNRGRTRADNLPIEKFDLDCARLGELSALA, encoded by the coding sequence ATGGCTAAAGCTGGGTCGACAGCAGTCGATGACCGGGCCAGTCTCGAAGCGCTATCAGCATTTATCGGCCGTCATCGGCGGTTGTTCGTGCTCACCGGTGCAGGCCTTAGCACCCTCTCGGGCATCCCCGATTATCGTGATCGTCACGGCGATTGGAAGGGCGCGAGCCCGATCCAGCATCAGGCGTTTGTTACCCAGCTCACCAAGCGCAAGCGTTACTGGGCACGCAGCATGGCTGGTTGGCCGCCGGTCGCGCGGGCCCGGCCGAACGCCGGCCACCGTGCACTTGCATCACTGGAAAACAAAGGGCGGATCAGCCGCATCGTCACCCAGAATGTCGATGGCCTGCATCAGGCTGCGGGGTCAAGCGCGGTGGTCGATCTCCATGGTCGCCTTGATCGCGTGGTGTGTCTGGCCTGCGGCAAGCGCGTGTCACGCAGTTGCATCCAGGACAAACTGATTGCAGCCAATCGCGGTTGGCTCACCGAGGCCGATACGCTCAGGCCCGATGGTGACATCGACCTGGGCGAGGTCGACTACGAGCAGTTTGTCGTGCCGGATTGCCCGAGCTGTGGCGGCATTCTCAAACCGGAAGTGGTGTTTTTTGGTGGCACGGTGGCGCCGCACGTGACCAAATGTGCTTGGGACGCGCTTGATCGTGCCGATGCGGTGTTGGTTGTCGGTTCGTCGCTGATGGTTTGGTCTGGGTTTCGGTTTGTGCGCGAGGCTGTGCGGCGTGGCCAGCCAGTGGCCGCGGTCAACCGTGGCCGGACTCGGGCCGACAATCTGCCGATCGAGAAATTCGACCTCGATTGTGCGCGTCTCGGCGAGCTGAGTGCGCTGGCTTGA
- a CDS encoding dihydrofolate reductase, protein MWLTAIAAMDRNDVIGSHGGMPWHLPADLRWFQNQTYGKPVLMGRKTRQSIRAALPGRRNLVLTRQSDLQFDDCEMVRDLDEAIQCIDPATDGDELMILGGAEIYALALPRTTRLLITRIEAEYIGDTWFPPFEWSMWHKIDEQIEPASNDRPLCRFQTFDRRDA, encoded by the coding sequence ATGTGGCTGACTGCTATCGCCGCAATGGACCGAAACGATGTCATCGGATCTCATGGCGGTATGCCGTGGCACCTGCCGGCTGACCTGCGTTGGTTCCAGAACCAGACGTATGGCAAGCCGGTCTTGATGGGGCGAAAGACGCGCCAGTCTATCAGGGCGGCTTTACCGGGCCGTCGCAATCTTGTGCTTACACGGCAGTCGGATCTGCAGTTTGACGACTGTGAAATGGTCCGCGATCTCGACGAGGCGATCCAGTGCATCGATCCGGCAACCGACGGCGATGAGCTCATGATCCTGGGCGGCGCTGAAATCTATGCTCTGGCGTTACCACGTACGACGCGGCTGCTCATTACACGCATAGAGGCCGAATACATCGGCGATACCTGGTTTCCGCCGTTCGAATGGTCGATGTGGCATAAAATCGATGAGCAAATCGAGCCGGCCAGTAACGACCGACCACTTTGCCGCTTCCAGACATTCGACCGTCGGGACGCCTAA
- a CDS encoding thymidylate synthase — MTVVEQPYLDLVRDARDNGAIKSDRTGTGTRAIFGRQMRFDLARGFPAVTTKKLHLRSIIHELLWFIAGDTNVTYLRQNGVTIWDEWADADGDLGPIYGYQWRSWPSPGGHAIDQLAHVRDSLRHHPDSRRHLVTAWNPAQVDDMALPPCHVLFQFFVADGRLSCQLYQRSADIFLGLPFNIASYALLTHLMARATGLDVGEFVHTLGDAHIYSNHLDQVDRQLARDPKPAPTLWLNPAVDDLFSFSFDDIALQGYESHAAIRAPVAV, encoded by the coding sequence ATGACTGTCGTCGAGCAACCGTATCTGGATCTCGTACGCGATGCTCGCGACAACGGCGCGATCAAATCGGATCGCACCGGTACCGGCACGCGCGCGATCTTCGGCCGCCAGATGCGCTTCGACCTGGCGCGTGGCTTCCCGGCCGTGACGACCAAAAAGCTGCATCTTAGGTCGATTATTCACGAGCTGTTGTGGTTTATTGCCGGTGATACCAACGTCACGTACCTGCGCCAAAACGGGGTGACAATCTGGGATGAATGGGCCGACGCCGACGGCGATCTAGGCCCGATTTACGGCTACCAGTGGCGGAGCTGGCCGTCGCCGGGCGGTCACGCTATCGATCAACTGGCGCACGTGCGCGATTCGCTCCGCCATCACCCCGATTCGCGGCGACACCTCGTTACGGCCTGGAACCCCGCGCAAGTCGATGACATGGCGTTGCCGCCGTGCCACGTCCTTTTCCAATTTTTCGTCGCCGATGGCCGACTCTCCTGTCAGCTCTATCAGCGCAGCGCGGATATCTTTCTAGGGCTTCCGTTCAACATTGCGTCCTACGCGCTGTTAACCCATCTGATGGCGCGGGCGACCGGCCTGGATGTTGGCGAGTTCGTGCACACACTGGGCGATGCGCATATCTATTCGAACCATTTGGATCAAGTGGACCGGCAATTGGCGCGTGATCCGAAGCCGGCGCCGACGCTGTGGCTCAACCCAGCGGTCGATGATCTATTCTCGTTTAGCTTTGACGATATCGCATTGCAAGGCTATGAATCGCATGCGGCGATTCGTGCGCCGGTTGCGGTTTAA
- a CDS encoding prolipoprotein diacylglyceryl transferase, whose product MFVRPDFDPIALSVGPLSVYWYGVMYLASFLVGWALANARTRLAHIEWSREQVGDFLFYVVLGVVLGGRLGYVLLYQPGAYFAHPLHILYVWDGGMSFHGGLIGVAAASLLFAWRGQRHWFDVIDFVAPIVPIGLFLGRIGNFINGELVGRIVHTPVPWAMVYPQVGPNPRHPSELYEACLEGLLLFVLLWFFALRPRPRGVVTGVFLTGYGCARFVAEFFRQPDPFAGFVAFGWMTLGQVYSLPMIAIGVALMIWGYTRRPGIA is encoded by the coding sequence ATGTTTGTTCGCCCCGATTTCGATCCGATCGCGCTCTCGGTTGGGCCGCTGTCCGTGTACTGGTACGGCGTCATGTATCTGGCCAGCTTCCTGGTTGGCTGGGCTCTGGCCAACGCGCGGACACGGCTTGCGCACATTGAGTGGTCGCGCGAACAGGTCGGCGACTTCCTGTTTTACGTCGTACTCGGCGTGGTGTTGGGCGGTCGTCTTGGCTATGTCTTGTTGTACCAGCCCGGCGCCTATTTCGCCCATCCACTGCATATTCTGTATGTCTGGGATGGTGGCATGTCGTTTCATGGCGGCCTGATCGGTGTTGCTGCCGCGAGTCTGTTGTTTGCCTGGCGTGGCCAGCGCCACTGGTTCGACGTAATCGATTTCGTCGCACCCATCGTGCCCATCGGTTTGTTCCTCGGCCGGATCGGCAATTTCATCAACGGTGAGCTCGTCGGGCGGATCGTGCATACCCCCGTTCCCTGGGCCATGGTTTATCCGCAGGTGGGGCCCAATCCGCGGCACCCGTCCGAGTTGTACGAAGCCTGTCTCGAAGGTTTGCTCTTGTTTGTCCTGCTGTGGTTTTTCGCGTTGCGCCCGCGGCCGCGCGGTGTCGTGACCGGTGTGTTTCTGACCGGCTACGGCTGCGCGCGTTTTGTCGCTGAATTCTTCCGCCAGCCGGACCCGTTCGCAGGCTTCGTGGCCTTCGGCTGGATGACGCTCGGCCAAGTCTATTCGCTGCCGATGATCGCGATTGGCGTGGCGCTGATGATTTGGGGGTATACGCGACGCCCGGGGATCGCATGA
- a CDS encoding carbohydrate kinase family protein codes for MSALICGSIAFDTLMSFEGRFADEILPDHVHRLNVSFLVPNLDRQFGGCAGNIAYSLNLLGGEGYAMGAVGKDFRPYQDWLDQHGISRKYVKEIEDTYCAQAYITSDADGNQFTAFHPGAMNRAHEQHVPTDDSIDLGVIAPDGKDGMVQHAKQFADAGIDFIFDPGQGLPMFDGDELKTAIDQAAYVSVNEYEAQVIGEKTGLSVAEIAARVKAFIITSGADGATIHVGGRTINVPAATPASVNDPTGCGDAFRAGLIVGLQEGYDWEITGRMATLMGTIKVEHDGTQNHALTRDEFRARFEREFERKVA; via the coding sequence ATGTCTGCTTTGATTTGCGGTTCGATTGCTTTCGATACGCTGATGAGTTTTGAAGGCCGTTTTGCCGATGAAATCCTGCCCGATCATGTGCATCGGCTGAACGTGTCGTTTTTGGTGCCGAATCTAGACCGTCAGTTCGGTGGTTGTGCCGGCAATATCGCCTATTCGCTCAATCTGTTGGGCGGCGAAGGCTATGCCATGGGTGCGGTTGGCAAGGATTTTCGTCCCTACCAAGACTGGCTGGATCAACACGGCATCAGCCGCAAGTATGTAAAGGAAATCGAAGACACCTACTGTGCGCAGGCTTATATCACGTCGGATGCCGACGGTAACCAGTTCACTGCGTTCCATCCGGGCGCGATGAATCGCGCCCATGAGCAACATGTGCCGACCGATGACTCGATTGATCTCGGCGTCATCGCACCGGACGGTAAGGACGGCATGGTTCAGCATGCGAAACAATTTGCCGACGCCGGCATCGACTTTATATTCGACCCTGGCCAGGGGTTGCCGATGTTCGACGGTGACGAGCTTAAAACGGCCATCGACCAGGCTGCCTATGTCTCGGTCAACGAATACGAAGCGCAGGTGATCGGCGAGAAAACTGGTCTGTCGGTCGCTGAAATCGCAGCGCGCGTTAAAGCGTTCATCATCACCAGTGGCGCTGACGGTGCGACCATCCACGTAGGCGGCCGTACCATCAATGTGCCGGCGGCCACACCAGCGTCGGTCAACGATCCCACTGGTTGCGGTGATGCCTTCCGGGCAGGCCTGATTGTCGGTCTCCAGGAAGGCTACGATTGGGAAATCACCGGTCGTATGGCCACGTTGATGGGCACCATCAAGGTCGAACACGACGGTACCCAGAATCACGCCTTAACCCGCGATGAGTTCCGGGCTCGTTTTGAGCGCGAATTCGAGCGCAAGGTGGCGTGA
- the udp gene encoding uridine phosphorylase, which translates to MSRNSIKQYHIGLSREDIGGAQYALLPGDPGRVPQLARGIDGDAREIGQHREYRSWLARIAGQSVLVCSTGLGSPSTAVAVEELANIGITQFIRVGTTGSIQAHIDYSDIIISKAAVRLEGTSGHYAPMEYPAVASFALTQSLVHAARSLEIPHHVGVAASSDSFWPGQERYDNHSGYVPRRFQGSMAEWQQLNVTNFEMEAAALFTVCETFGLSAACLCGVIAKRVHSEEVRPEAYDLAEQRWNAILTQALRDKFLEQG; encoded by the coding sequence ATGAGCCGGAATAGCATCAAGCAATATCACATCGGGCTGAGTCGGGAAGACATCGGGGGCGCACAGTACGCGCTTTTGCCGGGGGATCCAGGACGTGTTCCCCAGCTGGCTCGGGGCATTGACGGCGATGCTCGGGAGATTGGCCAACACCGCGAATATCGTTCTTGGTTGGCGCGTATCGCGGGCCAGTCGGTATTAGTGTGTTCGACGGGACTGGGGTCACCCTCGACGGCGGTCGCAGTCGAGGAATTGGCCAATATCGGTATAACCCAGTTCATACGTGTGGGCACCACAGGTTCGATCCAGGCGCATATCGACTACAGCGATATCATCATCAGCAAAGCCGCCGTACGGCTGGAGGGTACATCGGGTCATTACGCACCTATGGAATATCCGGCAGTAGCGTCCTTTGCGCTGACCCAATCACTCGTCCATGCAGCCCGCAGTCTTGAAATTCCGCACCACGTTGGTGTCGCCGCATCATCGGATTCCTTCTGGCCGGGCCAGGAGCGCTATGACAATCACTCAGGCTATGTGCCGCGTCGTTTCCAGGGGTCCATGGCCGAATGGCAACAATTGAACGTGACCAATTTCGAAATGGAAGCTGCCGCGCTGTTTACCGTCTGCGAGACCTTTGGGCTATCGGCAGCCTGCCTATGTGGTGTGATCGCTAAACGTGTTCACTCTGAAGAGGTTCGGCCTGAAGCTTACGATCTGGCAGAGCAACGTTGGAACGCGATTCTCACACAAGCGCTGCGCGACAAATTTTTAGAGCAAGGGTAG
- a CDS encoding phosphopentomutase, protein MNSARAIILVMDSVGVGQADDAAAYGDVGSDTLGNIVEAAANGNADQAGVRAGPLVSPNLASMGIEGSARASRGRALAASLGGRLEPDVAFGYAVPTSVPKGSTGGHWEIAGLRTTADWGHFGEDPAQPYPPELISRLVEACELPGVIEVGRASGTEVIAHHGEQHLRTGEPIVYTSTDSVFQIAAHESVFGLERLYTVCEAARELCDEHRIARVIARPFVGSSADSFTRTEQRRDFSMPPHGPTLLGALSESGMTVTTIGKIGDLFAHRGIYHEYPVTELDEVFDQVLESLDEQADPGLIFVNFCDFDSRYGHRRDVIGYANELERFDNRLSEVRCALGDEDLLIVTADHGNDPTFGGSDHTRENVPVLVCGPGIASGDFGRRTSFADIGATAARHLGLVWTGAGTPIQIESDS, encoded by the coding sequence ATGAATAGTGCGCGTGCCATCATTCTAGTCATGGATTCAGTCGGTGTAGGCCAGGCCGATGATGCGGCTGCCTATGGTGATGTGGGGTCGGATACACTCGGCAATATCGTCGAGGCGGCTGCCAACGGTAATGCAGATCAAGCTGGAGTCCGAGCCGGACCGCTTGTGTCACCGAATCTCGCCTCAATGGGGATCGAGGGATCCGCTCGTGCCAGCCGGGGGCGAGCGCTAGCCGCTAGCCTTGGCGGGCGATTGGAACCTGATGTGGCTTTTGGGTATGCAGTACCAACTAGCGTGCCCAAAGGCAGTACAGGGGGGCACTGGGAAATTGCCGGGCTACGGACCACAGCTGACTGGGGGCACTTTGGGGAGGACCCGGCTCAGCCGTACCCGCCTGAATTGATCTCGCGGTTAGTCGAGGCTTGCGAACTTCCGGGGGTGATCGAAGTTGGGCGAGCATCTGGCACCGAGGTTATCGCGCACCACGGTGAGCAGCATCTGCGAACCGGTGAGCCGATCGTTTATACCTCGACTGATAGCGTATTCCAGATTGCTGCGCATGAAAGTGTGTTTGGGCTTGAGCGCCTATACACAGTGTGCGAAGCAGCGCGTGAATTGTGTGATGAGCATCGCATTGCGCGTGTTATCGCGCGGCCCTTCGTCGGCAGTTCGGCAGATAGCTTTACGCGTACCGAGCAGCGTCGGGATTTCTCCATGCCGCCGCATGGTCCAACTTTGCTTGGCGCCTTGTCGGAGAGTGGTATGACAGTCACAACCATCGGCAAGATCGGCGATCTATTCGCTCATCGTGGCATTTATCACGAGTATCCCGTTACCGAGCTCGATGAGGTATTCGACCAAGTATTGGAAAGCTTGGATGAGCAGGCTGATCCAGGGCTGATTTTTGTTAATTTCTGTGATTTCGACTCGCGATACGGGCATCGCCGGGATGTGATCGGCTATGCCAATGAGCTTGAACGCTTCGATAATCGACTGTCTGAGGTGCGTTGTGCGCTCGGCGACGAGGACCTTCTGATCGTAACCGCCGATCACGGCAATGATCCGACGTTTGGGGGTAGTGATCATACCCGGGAGAACGTCCCCGTGCTCGTCTGCGGACCCGGTATCGCTAGCGGCGATTTTGGACGGCGAACATCGTTCGCCGACATCGGTGCCACGGCAGCCCGGCATCTCGGGCTGGTATGGACGGGTGCCGGAACCCCCATCCAGATAGAGAGTGATTCATGA